From the Acetonema longum DSM 6540 genome, one window contains:
- a CDS encoding nicotinate-nucleotide pyrophosphorylase codes for MNQPKDLRDDIFATVQHREFTANVTVWDAGVICGMRCVRETLESLGAVIRHMENDGAALAAGDLVLSFTATPKVIAQAEDMVLGYIAKPSGIATAARRAVDLAQGRLKVVSGAWKKMPREFKGLLREAITAGGAAVRITDQPFVYLDKNYVRILGGVGPTLAAVSGLNSMVKAIQLRGEIEDIAAETRAALAGNARILMVDTGSRTDLATVVQTVRDLGAREKVSIAFAGQVKIADIPDMLRLDVDILDVGTQIIDAPLLDLKLDVVCTHRD; via the coding sequence ATGAACCAGCCTAAAGATTTGCGCGACGATATTTTTGCCACTGTGCAGCATCGGGAGTTTACAGCAAACGTTACAGTATGGGATGCCGGAGTCATCTGCGGCATGCGTTGCGTCCGGGAAACTCTGGAGTCGTTGGGTGCTGTGATCCGTCATATGGAGAATGACGGCGCCGCTTTGGCAGCGGGTGATCTTGTCCTGTCCTTTACAGCGACTCCCAAGGTGATCGCTCAGGCGGAGGACATGGTGCTGGGCTACATTGCCAAGCCATCGGGGATCGCCACCGCCGCCCGCAGGGCGGTTGATCTGGCACAAGGCCGGCTGAAAGTCGTTAGCGGCGCCTGGAAGAAGATGCCCCGAGAATTTAAAGGTTTGCTGCGTGAAGCGATTACCGCAGGCGGCGCGGCCGTACGGATCACTGACCAACCTTTTGTTTATCTGGATAAAAACTACGTGCGGATTTTGGGCGGTGTGGGACCGACCCTGGCTGCTGTCAGCGGCTTGAACAGCATGGTAAAAGCAATCCAGCTGCGGGGTGAAATCGAGGATATTGCCGCTGAAACCCGGGCGGCCCTGGCCGGGAATGCGCGGATTTTGATGGTGGATACCGGCTCGAGGACTGATTTGGCAACAGTCGTGCAGACAGTGCGGGATCTTGGGGCGAGGGAGAAGGTCAGCATCGCCTTTGCCGGTCAGGTAAAAATAGCCGATATTCCGGATATGCTCAGGCTGGATGTAGACATCCTGGATGTGGGGACCCAAATCATTGACGCGCCGCTGCTGGATTTGAAGCTGGATGTGGTCTGTACGCATAGGGACTGA
- a CDS encoding molybdopterin-binding protein, whose protein sequence is MGLNLLQKTELWVNNIVLNNVNLTSLAQTVAGVLGVDSAKVLVVDVRQNHITLDILKQDISIENIVGKESQIISALARLEGVETTQDTYIHSAGILGLVCLNPEDAAGLGQKVDSMVEEMRGRIAKRAIIFPTGFELKEKMIEDTNTPYLKELLEKEGYKVTVGDILEDDIDTMEYTLSDAVSRAYGLIITTGGVGAEDKDKTVESVLRIDAAAATPYIVKFQQGTGRHVKDGVRIAVGSVGPSYLISLPGPHDEVQIASQELLACLKNQCPKEVMAQRIATVLAEKLMQKKFHHEMHLQKKKCRGMNGSQTE, encoded by the coding sequence ATGGGCTTAAATCTTTTGCAAAAAACCGAGCTGTGGGTCAATAATATTGTATTGAACAATGTCAACCTGACGTCTTTGGCTCAAACCGTGGCAGGGGTTCTGGGCGTTGACAGCGCCAAGGTTCTTGTTGTGGATGTACGCCAGAACCATATCACGCTGGATATCCTTAAGCAGGATATTTCTATTGAAAATATCGTCGGGAAAGAGAGCCAGATCATCAGTGCGCTAGCAAGACTTGAAGGAGTAGAAACGACCCAAGACACCTATATTCACTCTGCCGGAATACTTGGGCTTGTTTGTTTGAACCCGGAAGATGCCGCCGGACTGGGCCAAAAGGTCGACAGCATGGTGGAGGAAATGCGGGGGCGCATCGCGAAGCGCGCCATCATTTTCCCTACCGGATTTGAGTTAAAAGAAAAAATGATTGAAGACACCAATACTCCTTATCTAAAAGAACTGCTCGAAAAGGAGGGGTATAAGGTCACTGTCGGCGATATTCTGGAAGATGATATCGATACTATGGAATACACGCTGTCTGACGCAGTCTCGCGCGCATACGGACTTATCATTACAACTGGGGGAGTGGGGGCGGAAGATAAAGATAAGACGGTTGAGAGCGTCTTAAGGATTGACGCCGCAGCGGCTACACCTTATATTGTAAAGTTTCAGCAGGGAACCGGACGCCATGTAAAAGACGGTGTCCGCATCGCTGTTGGTTCTGTGGGCCCTTCTTATTTGATCTCCCTTCCCGGTCCCCATGATGAAGTGCAGATAGCGTCCCAAGAGCTGCTTGCATGTTTAAAAAATCAATGTCCCAAAGAAGTCATGGCACAGCGCATTGCAACTGTGCTGGCTGAAAAATTAATGCAGAAAAAATTTCATCACGAGATGCATCTGCAAAAGAAAAAATGCAGGGGGATGAATGGGTCACAAACTGAGTGA
- a CDS encoding 2-keto-4-pentenoate hydratase translates to MNCKEAAEILWNAEKKCSQAGKLTDTYPDMSIKDAYEIQLINVARKAASGEKIIGMKIGLTSKAMQNLLHVSEPDYGHLTDKMLLPEGDACLMDTLIQPKVEGELAFCLKKTLRGPGVTLADVYNATDWVVPSIEIVDSRIKDWKIALPDTIADNGSSARFILGSRMTPIGSVDMRLVGMTLEKNGELVNSGTGAEVWGNPAAAVAWLANKLFEFDIELKEGNIVLAGAVTAAQPAKAGDCFTVSFQGMGSVSVRFQ, encoded by the coding sequence ATGAACTGTAAAGAAGCGGCTGAAATACTGTGGAATGCCGAAAAAAAATGCAGCCAGGCCGGCAAGCTTACTGACACCTACCCCGACATGTCCATAAAAGATGCATATGAAATCCAGCTTATCAATGTGGCGAGAAAAGCAGCCTCAGGCGAAAAAATCATCGGCATGAAAATCGGCCTGACAAGCAAGGCCATGCAGAATCTTTTGCATGTCAGTGAACCGGACTACGGTCATTTGACGGACAAAATGCTGCTGCCGGAAGGGGACGCCTGTCTGATGGATACCCTAATTCAGCCTAAAGTGGAAGGCGAATTGGCTTTTTGCCTGAAAAAAACCCTGCGGGGCCCCGGGGTCACCCTGGCGGATGTTTATAACGCTACCGACTGGGTTGTCCCGTCGATTGAAATTGTGGACAGCCGCATCAAGGACTGGAAAATCGCCTTGCCGGACACCATTGCTGACAACGGTTCCAGCGCAAGATTTATACTGGGAAGCAGAATGACGCCGATCGGCAGCGTCGATATGCGGCTGGTGGGCATGACTTTGGAAAAAAACGGCGAACTGGTCAACAGCGGAACCGGAGCCGAGGTGTGGGGCAATCCCGCGGCGGCAGTGGCCTGGCTGGCCAACAAGCTCTTTGAGTTCGACATTGAACTCAAAGAAGGGAATATCGTGCTGGCCGGCGCCGTCACAGCAGCGCAGCCGGCTAAGGCCGGCGATTGCTTTACTGTCAGCTTCCAGGGCATGGGAAGCGTATCCGTACGGTTCCAGTAG
- the dmpG gene encoding 4-hydroxy-2-oxovalerate aldolase gives MNKQKIHIVDTTLRDGSHAVSHSFTTEQAAEIAGSLDKTGVSLIELSHGDGIAGSSINYGFSTTPELELLKAAKPAVKNAKLTVLLIPGIGTIEDLKEAEECGIAAVRVATHVTEADTGIQHIQYAKSAGLMAVGFLMLSHMASPEKIVEQAKIFVDAGADYINIADSAGYMVPNDVRARISLLKSSIDIPVGFHSHNNLGCAIANSLAAVEEGATYIDATCRGLGAGAGNTQIEVLCAVLNRLGYDTGVDIYGLMDVAEKNVEPVMQRPQMINTASLMLGYAGVYSSFLLHTYRAAEKFGLNPRDILVELGRRQMVGGQEDMIVDVAYALVQQQKNK, from the coding sequence ATGAATAAACAAAAAATACACATTGTCGACACAACGCTTCGCGACGGCAGCCATGCGGTAAGCCACAGTTTCACGACGGAGCAGGCGGCGGAAATAGCCGGCAGCCTGGATAAAACAGGAGTCAGCCTGATTGAGCTGAGCCATGGAGACGGCATCGCCGGATCATCCATCAATTACGGATTTTCCACAACACCGGAGTTGGAACTGCTAAAAGCGGCGAAACCAGCGGTGAAAAATGCCAAGCTGACAGTTTTGCTGATCCCGGGGATCGGCACTATTGAAGACCTGAAAGAAGCCGAAGAGTGCGGCATTGCGGCGGTAAGGGTCGCAACCCATGTTACCGAGGCCGATACCGGCATTCAGCACATTCAATATGCCAAGAGCGCGGGCCTGATGGCCGTCGGGTTTCTCATGCTGAGTCATATGGCTTCACCGGAAAAAATCGTGGAACAGGCGAAAATTTTCGTGGACGCCGGCGCCGATTATATCAATATTGCCGATTCCGCAGGATATATGGTGCCGAATGATGTCCGGGCGAGAATCAGCCTGTTGAAATCCTCCATTGATATTCCGGTTGGGTTCCATTCCCACAATAATTTAGGCTGTGCCATAGCCAATTCACTGGCAGCCGTGGAAGAAGGGGCTACCTACATTGACGCTACCTGCCGCGGGCTGGGCGCCGGTGCGGGCAACACTCAAATCGAGGTTTTATGCGCCGTATTGAACCGTCTGGGTTATGACACCGGCGTAGATATTTATGGGCTGATGGATGTGGCGGAAAAAAATGTTGAGCCGGTCATGCAGCGCCCGCAGATGATTAATACTGCGTCACTGATGCTTGGCTATGCCGGGGTTTATTCCAGCTTCCTCTTGCATACTTACCGGGCGGCTGAAAAGTTCGGCCTGAACCCCAGGGATATTCTGGTGGAACTGGGCCGGCGCCAGATGGTGGGGGGGCAGGAGGATATGATTGTGGATGTCGCCTATGCCCTGGTGCAGCAACAAAAAAATAAATAA
- a CDS encoding (2Fe-2S)-binding protein gives MKRVTIQAQVNPDICRGCKICEKVCPVYAIRVTDKKAQVTADECRGCANCADRCPFYAITMVKRDNPLVIQADVSRQDPEKIRALCEKAHFNPEQVLCYCVGVRAEEVAAAILAGARTPEAVSAVTGIRTGCTIECIQPLLRMLTAAGIELKPNPNGWQWYGETATAWTLPEDVKAKYNSRGFFFDEDRKLLDEIAKQKGDE, from the coding sequence ATGAAAAGGGTTACGATTCAGGCTCAAGTCAATCCAGATATATGCAGGGGATGTAAGATTTGTGAAAAAGTCTGCCCTGTATACGCCATCCGGGTCACAGACAAAAAAGCGCAGGTGACGGCGGATGAATGCCGCGGCTGCGCCAACTGCGCCGACCGTTGTCCGTTTTATGCCATAACCATGGTAAAACGGGACAATCCGTTGGTCATTCAGGCGGACGTATCCCGGCAGGACCCGGAAAAAATCCGCGCCCTATGTGAAAAAGCGCACTTTAACCCCGAGCAGGTGCTATGCTATTGCGTAGGCGTGCGGGCTGAGGAAGTGGCTGCCGCTATCCTGGCCGGCGCCAGAACCCCGGAAGCAGTATCTGCCGTAACGGGTATCCGCACCGGCTGTACGATAGAGTGTATTCAGCCCCTCTTGCGCATGCTTACGGCGGCCGGAATCGAGCTAAAACCGAATCCCAACGGCTGGCAGTGGTACGGCGAAACAGCAACCGCCTGGACCCTGCCGGAGGATGTCAAGGCAAAATACAACAGCCGGGGATTTTTCTTTGATGAAGACCGAAAACTGCTGGATGAAATCGCCAAGCAGAAAGGGGATGAGTAA
- a CDS encoding UbiD family decarboxylase has protein sequence MQCKSLREWMKTLEQNGLMKHVKKEIKLEFELAAVGKKTCGKYALCFDHPVGQNLPKGNKIPVVTALTGNREMYAQAMGVTVAEMSGHFAAAQSNPVPPVIVENAKAPVKECITKDVNLYDLPIPVHHEKDNGQYITAGVVVAKNPKTGERNVSIHRLQVTDKNHLGVLLLPRHLMALHRMVEKDGQPLDVAICIGLDPITLLASQAITALGFDEFGIAGALYGKPMELVKGETVDLEYPAHAEIVLEGKILPNIRQPEGPFGEYPKYYGPKKDREVIELTCMVSRRDPIYQTIVPATDEHTMMGAVAREGGVLKIIQHAVPTAKAVHLTPGGTGRYHLVIQIDKKNAGEAKNAIFAALGSSQEIKHVVVVDTDVDIFDPVDVEWAIATRCQADRDVFIVAGACGNKLDPSTDDGLSAKMGIDATVPMKDKGTDKFLRISIPGENDIDLGSYLS, from the coding sequence ATGCAGTGCAAATCTTTGCGTGAATGGATGAAGACCCTGGAGCAAAATGGCCTGATGAAGCATGTGAAAAAAGAGATCAAGCTGGAGTTTGAGCTGGCTGCGGTTGGCAAGAAGACCTGCGGCAAGTACGCTCTCTGCTTTGATCACCCGGTCGGTCAAAACCTGCCAAAAGGAAATAAGATACCGGTCGTTACCGCCTTGACCGGCAACCGGGAAATGTACGCCCAGGCCATGGGCGTAACGGTGGCTGAAATGAGCGGGCATTTTGCCGCCGCCCAGTCCAATCCCGTCCCGCCGGTAATTGTCGAAAATGCCAAAGCGCCTGTAAAAGAATGCATAACCAAGGACGTAAACCTGTACGACCTGCCCATTCCCGTTCATCACGAGAAGGACAACGGCCAGTATATTACGGCTGGCGTGGTTGTGGCCAAGAATCCCAAGACCGGCGAGCGAAACGTGTCCATCCACCGGCTGCAGGTTACCGATAAAAACCATCTGGGCGTTCTTCTCCTGCCGCGGCATCTAATGGCGCTTCACAGAATGGTTGAAAAAGACGGACAGCCATTGGATGTTGCCATTTGCATCGGCTTGGACCCGATCACGCTGCTTGCGTCGCAGGCGATTACCGCCCTGGGCTTTGATGAATTCGGCATCGCGGGCGCTCTCTACGGCAAGCCGATGGAACTGGTTAAGGGGGAAACGGTAGATTTGGAGTATCCTGCTCATGCGGAAATCGTGCTGGAGGGCAAAATTCTGCCCAACATCCGCCAGCCGGAAGGCCCCTTCGGCGAATATCCCAAATACTACGGCCCCAAGAAAGACCGGGAAGTGATCGAACTTACCTGCATGGTATCCCGCAGGGACCCGATCTATCAGACCATTGTTCCCGCCACTGACGAGCATACCATGATGGGAGCGGTTGCCCGTGAAGGCGGGGTATTGAAGATTATCCAGCACGCTGTGCCAACCGCCAAAGCGGTTCATCTGACGCCGGGCGGGACCGGCCGCTATCACCTGGTGATCCAGATCGACAAGAAGAATGCCGGCGAGGCTAAGAATGCAATTTTTGCCGCTCTGGGCAGCAGCCAGGAAATCAAGCATGTGGTCGTCGTCGATACGGATGTTGATATTTTCGATCCCGTTGACGTGGAATGGGCAATTGCCACCCGCTGCCAGGCGGACAGAGATGTCTTCATCGTAGCGGGCGCCTGCGGCAATAAGCTGGACCCATCTACAGACGACGGCCTCTCTGCCAAGATGGGCATTGATGCTACAGTACCCATGAAGGATAAAGGGACCGATAAATTTTTGCGCATAAGCATTCCTGGTGAAAATGACATTGACCTGGGAAGCTATCTGTCGTAA
- a CDS encoding SLC13 family permease → MNLALFSLLAVILVFVIGSFRRNPLHIGLLGLLAAYLVGRMAGIPDAKLMGFFPTTLFVRVFGIMLFFGIAQANGSLELLAKKMMTKTGKNAKLLPFFIFYVGMILGSIGINSLAGMAILSGIGISLARAAGGNPLLFGIAGGYGVAAGCYSPINEYTANITAAAEMAKLPVQLAPIYAFNIVAFSISFLVIYLVLGGLKAKGQVDAELLKDLPSFNRNQIISMAGIFAVVALTILGIDVGWAGLIVAIACILLKTIDTVEVIKKVSLPSLILICGVGTLINLASYLKGFELMSGGLAAIMSSATVYPLLSFTSSLMSLFTISRLCVLTLVPTIPGILEAIPGISPQLAIASVAAGSFASSVGPLSANGALIMQNLGQQLGEQEAAKYFTTQMLMGVLGAVVIALVCYAGPILGIL, encoded by the coding sequence ATGAATTTGGCGCTGTTCTCCCTATTAGCAGTTATTCTTGTCTTTGTCATCGGGTCATTTCGGCGAAATCCCCTTCATATAGGCTTGTTAGGTTTGCTTGCTGCATATCTAGTAGGACGCATGGCCGGCATACCGGATGCCAAGCTGATGGGATTCTTCCCGACAACGCTGTTTGTCCGCGTGTTCGGCATTATGCTGTTCTTTGGCATCGCACAGGCCAATGGTTCATTGGAACTGCTCGCAAAAAAGATGATGACCAAAACGGGGAAAAATGCCAAACTGCTGCCTTTCTTCATTTTTTACGTGGGAATGATTCTTGGCTCTATCGGCATCAACAGCCTTGCAGGCATGGCCATCCTAAGCGGCATTGGCATCTCACTGGCCAGAGCGGCCGGCGGCAACCCGCTGCTGTTTGGCATTGCGGGAGGCTACGGCGTTGCCGCAGGTTGTTACAGTCCGATCAATGAATATACGGCCAATATCACGGCTGCGGCTGAAATGGCGAAACTGCCGGTTCAACTGGCTCCTATTTATGCCTTTAACATCGTTGCCTTCTCGATAAGCTTTCTCGTGATTTACCTTGTTCTGGGCGGCCTTAAAGCCAAGGGACAGGTGGATGCCGAGCTTTTGAAAGATCTTCCTTCATTTAACCGGAATCAAATCATCAGCATGGCCGGCATTTTTGCGGTTGTGGCCCTAACCATCCTGGGGATTGATGTCGGCTGGGCCGGCCTTATTGTGGCCATTGCCTGCATTCTCCTGAAAACGATTGATACCGTCGAGGTGATCAAGAAGGTATCCCTGCCATCCCTGATCCTCATCTGCGGTGTGGGAACGCTGATCAATCTGGCCTCCTACCTGAAAGGGTTTGAACTGATGAGCGGAGGGCTGGCAGCCATCATGTCCTCAGCCACCGTTTATCCGCTCCTAAGCTTTACTTCCAGTCTTATGTCCCTGTTTACCATATCCCGTCTCTGCGTTCTCACCCTGGTGCCGACGATTCCCGGTATTCTTGAGGCAATCCCCGGCATTTCTCCGCAGCTGGCCATAGCCTCGGTTGCCGCAGGCTCTTTCGCTTCTTCCGTCGGTCCTCTCTCCGCCAACGGAGCCCTGATTATGCAAAACCTGGGCCAGCAGCTGGGCGAGCAGGAAGCGGCAAAGTATTTTACCACGCAGATGCTCATGGGCGTTTTGGGCGCGGTAGTTATAGCGCTAGTATGCTATGCCGGGCCGATACTGGGTATACTCTGA
- a CDS encoding UbiX family flavin prenyltransferase: MKPKRIIVAITGASGAILGIRILEELRRLEVETHLVLSQWAERTIRMETDYTVEQVRSLAGVCHPVDDLAASISSGSFHTDGMVIAPCSMKTLAAIACGFSYNLISRAADVAIKEKRRLVLVPRETPLSSIHLQNMLALSNNGVVLLPPCVGFYTRPDTVEAIVNHLTGKILDVLGFEHQLFPRWTGTPEK, from the coding sequence ATGAAGCCTAAACGCATCATTGTCGCCATCACCGGTGCATCAGGCGCTATCCTGGGAATTCGTATCTTGGAGGAACTGCGCCGTTTGGAGGTGGAAACCCATCTCGTCCTTAGCCAGTGGGCGGAGCGCACCATCCGGATGGAAACGGATTATACCGTGGAACAGGTTCGCAGCCTGGCCGGTGTCTGCCATCCGGTGGATGACCTGGCAGCATCCATTTCCAGCGGCTCCTTTCATACTGACGGAATGGTTATCGCGCCTTGCAGCATGAAAACACTGGCGGCTATTGCCTGCGGATTTTCTTACAATTTGATTTCGCGCGCGGCGGATGTGGCGATTAAGGAAAAAAGGCGTCTGGTTTTGGTGCCCAGAGAGACGCCGTTGTCTTCCATTCATCTGCAGAATATGCTGGCGTTATCGAATAACGGCGTTGTTTTACTGCCGCCCTGCGTTGGTTTCTATACCCGGCCCGATACCGTCGAAGCGATAGTAAACCATCTGACCGGAAAAATTCTTGATGTCTTAGGATTTGAGCATCAGCTTTTTCCCCGCTGGACGGGGACGCCCGAAAAGTAA
- the trhA gene encoding PAQR family membrane homeostasis protein TrhA produces MEERWNAITHGAGASLALAGLVVLIVFSCLYGGIWHRVSFSIYGVSLVLLYLASTLYHSFTNEKLKKIFQTIDHAAIYLLIAGTYTPFMLVPLHGPLGWTVFGLMWGVALLGIVFQIFWGKRFKLLSTLGYLLMGWFIVVCIKPLIAALPVTGLWWLVAGGLFYTVGSLFYIRRWFPYHHAVWHLFVLAGSAAHYISIIGYVLPIPVG; encoded by the coding sequence ATGGAAGAAAGATGGAATGCTATAACCCACGGCGCCGGTGCGTCTCTGGCCCTGGCCGGATTGGTCGTTTTAATTGTGTTTTCCTGCCTGTACGGTGGCATTTGGCACAGGGTCAGTTTCAGCATCTACGGCGTGTCACTGGTTTTGCTATACCTTGCCTCTACTCTATATCACAGCTTTACCAACGAAAAGTTGAAAAAGATCTTTCAAACCATCGACCATGCGGCGATTTACCTTTTAATCGCGGGCACCTATACTCCCTTTATGCTGGTGCCGCTTCACGGCCCGCTGGGATGGACGGTTTTCGGGCTGATGTGGGGCGTGGCCCTTTTGGGCATTGTGTTTCAGATTTTCTGGGGCAAGCGGTTTAAACTGCTGTCCACACTGGGCTACCTTCTCATGGGCTGGTTCATTGTGGTTTGCATCAAGCCGCTCATCGCCGCTTTGCCGGTTACAGGGCTGTGGTGGCTGGTTGCCGGCGGCCTCTTCTATACCGTCGGCTCCTTGTTCTATATCCGTCGTTGGTTTCCCTATCATCACGCTGTCTGGCATCTGTTCGTGCTGGCCGGCAGCGCGGCCCATTACATTAGTATTATTGGGTATGTGCTGCCCATCCCGGTGGGATAA